The sequence GTGCGGAACGTCTCTCTAGAGTCTTACATCATGGAGCGAAAAGGTAAGAAAAATCTCATTTACCTCAAATTTGCCAAAGCATCTAATTTCGACTTGTTGTAGGACGTGAGCGCAAGCTGCCGGGCATGAAGATCGTGATGCCAACACCGGTCGAGACGCCCACAATGAATCTGGAAGACAGATGTCTTATCAAGTAAGTATTAGGTGATACCCGTGTCGGGTTTGATATTGAACACGTAAAGACGGCGCGGCGAATTATGTAATAATAATATAAgtatgagaaatttttgattgatgcAGATTGACAAACGAGTCCGAAGAGATTGAGATTGCCGCCACCGACCTCGTCGTACTCGAAGAACTTGGAAAAGGTGGATATGGGATTGTGGAGAAAATGCAGCACAGGCAGAGCGGGATAATTATGGCGGTAAAAGTGAGTATCACAACAAgaacagtttgaaaaaattaactatgTACATATGTTTGGTAATTCACCAAAAgcggttttttcaaaaaaatgtttcattttttcgtaacttttcaaaaagtaactaaattcaaattcctatttGGCTGGTGCACTAATAAATAGGCAATTTGTATAAATTTAAGATATTCATAAAATACTTTTCTTTAATTAGGGAAAAACTATTCTAATTTGAATGCAACGTGTCATTTTTCACATACAATAGTTATTCAAAAGCAAATGCAAGTTAGCAAGATGAAGATTATTGAATTTAGGTGTGACTGCAAAAATAATAGTTAGTCTTCATTGCCAACGGAAagcatttccattttttgaagggCGCCGTGTGAGACGACACACTGATTGCCTTTTGGCTGTCGGCACACGCGCCCACACGTCACCTTTGAAAAGTTGGtgtataaattaaaattttcgtgaACAAAGGTAAATTATGGAAGTGAAGAAATGAGAATTTGAGGATAGGATTTCAAACGCAGGTCACTCGTTTCTGatatgatgaaaaaaatctttttttttttgaaaaggaacATGAGAAATAGATTCAAAGTAGCTTGATATCAAACATTTATGGAATGTATTGAGATTTATCAATACttactgatttcaaaaattcattttcatccATACACTAGAATAAGTGACTAGGTGATTGTACATCAATATGTATGTTAATAGGACATACCAACAATAAGAACAGTCTGTGACGcggaaattttccataaaaaaggTCACTTCATAGATTTCATATGTTGAACTTTCACTAGAACATATTGCAAATACTTCATATGTAGTTGTGGCAAAGTTCAAGATTAAAGTAAATACAACATGTAAATGGAAAACTGATctgaccaaaaaatgttttcaaatcacgaatatttaaattctcaatataaaaattaatcgaaaCTACAGAtttaaatactaaaaaaaaattataaattaaatattactGGTTTGAACCGAGACTTAAGCAAATCgcgtattgaaaaaaataaaaaatgaattttcaaactaaatcgAATTTATCTTTTAAATTGATCCTAagcaaatttcattttcttacAGCGAATCAAATCATCAATCAACGATCAATCTCAAAAGCAGATGCTCAACGAGCTAGACGCGTGCAGGAGAAGTGATTGCTGTCCGCAAATGGTACGGTTCTATGGAGCAATGTTTCGCGAAGGTGATGTCTGGATTTGCATGGAAGTGATGGACACGTCGCTGGACAAATTTTACCGGCACGCATACAAAATTGGCAAACACATTCCAGAGCCGTTTATTGGGAAAATGGCTCTGTCGGTCATTGAAGGACTCAACTTTATGAAAGAGCAACTGAATTTGATTCATCGAGACGTGAAACCGTCGAACATTCTGTTAAATCGACATGGACAAGTCAAGATTTgcgattttggaatttcaggtCACTTGACAAACAGCATGGCCAAGGtacggaaaatcgataaaaatgagacctctattaaaaaaatgaaatgcaaTTTTATTTGCCGAATGATGTCATGCCAATCAGAGTTATCTTTCAATTTCATCATGACCgggaagaaaaatttcaaaatatatatagTGTTTCGATTTACAGACTGTACAAGCCGGATGCAAACCTTACATGCCACCAGAGAGAATTGATGGAGAGACTAAGTCAGCCTATGATGTGAGAGCTGATGTATGGAGTTTGGGTATAACAATAATTGAAATCGCCGTTGGCACCCATCCCTACGCAAATTGGAAAACCCCATTTGAACAATTGAAACAGGTTGTGAAAGAGCCGCCACCAAAATTGCCGATGGAAAGTGGTTTTAGTGTTGATTGTCAGTACTTTGTCAAGAGatggtgagttttttggaGTTTCTGGGTGTGGAGTTGGGAAGAgtatgaaaatttgcaaattgcaGTCTTGAAAAGGATTACAATGAACGTCCCAAATATCCGGAATTATTGGCGATGCCGTTTATGGAGCAGGCAAGAAATGAGAAGCAATTTAGTATGGCTCGGTTTATCAATGAGGTAAGATTTGCTGCTAtcaaaaagacaatttttttgctgaaaaattgagaaaaacaatCTGTAAATAAATgggtaaaattaaattaaatgtttattaATTTCTCCATTTAAATGAAAcgtgaaattgatttttaatttttaggcttaaaaattGTTGTCTAAGTATAATTGTCCTCCTAAGCCTTAAAATACAAAAGAGTTTTATTTTCTATgtctaaaaattcaagtttagcgttaaaatttttggacgaTAGCTTTTAGTGAAAATCGGTATTTTGTTACAAAACACTTTATTGTAGAAACTaaacactttaaaataaattgaaaattggtgaatgATGTCAATTTTGTGAAGTGTGCTTAAATTGCTTtaagaaataacaaaaatgcaaaataagtgcaataaaaaaacaatcaaaaagtcAGGttatttctgagaaatttcgaagagtaaaaaatgttgtcaaaaaatcagttcGGTACATCAGCAAAGAAAAGTATAGATCAACTTCAAAACATCACCAAAACTTAGCATGTACAGTTTGTTTCCAGCAGGACCAACTTACAGTAAAAGCACCACtgaatgttattttttataattttttgtattttaatctgaaaatcgtTTTATATCTGACAATCTTGAATCTTACTAAGGTccgatgggcaccttctgacggttccctagttAGGTAAAAACTATGCTAGATTtgcgaaaaattgcaaaaacttcTGAATTCATTCATTGCAGATTCTCGACACTGTTTGGCGACGATGAGCATCGGGTGTGCCGAATGGCGAACAAGTCTTTTTCTAGTACGACACGTCTCAAATTGAGAATAGCGTTTTTTTGTACGCCTCGCTGGCCGTCAATGGAACATCGATATTTGTTGAATAATCAGCAACGTGGACGGAATAAATTATCACTTCTTTTCCCTTTTTgtcaaatattgaattttatgttcttaTGTTTTGTTTATATCATATATCTCTCAGATTCCAATTATTTCTTTGCTTCTGGTAACCGTTTCTTTCCGAGTCAACCGCTTAtccttatttcattttcaattttataggAAATCTTTCTCTATCGCTTCTTTTTTCGTGTCTTCTCCTCGTAGTTATAATCAATCATCGgtgtttttctacattttttttacgTTTAAATGTTCAAGTAGTTTATTAGCATctgtgatttttattttcaaatggtagctcataattttccaatcaaaCTCGAAATGACCTAGTTGTTTTCTTAAATGATTTTAGTAGTCATTCCTATCTCATCTCATCAGACTTCTCATTTCAATTGTTTAACTTCTTCCTCTGCATATACAGTGCCATTTTCGATGTCAAATTCGTATTCAACATGGATTATTCTACtctagaaatcaaaaatgtattctatTGCACCCCTCCTCCCGCATTTGTTTCATCTGTGGGTTAATAATGATATTTATAAATTGATGTGCTGTTACAAAAACGAAAACAATCAACATCACTTATCcttctttctatttttcttcttctctggTCTTATGCGCTTATTCTCCTTATAACAGTTCTTGCCCAGAAAATCAGCGTACacgtttcattttcttttctgttCGTTTTCTCCCCTAACTCAGACATTACAAATTTCTAaacgttttgttttcaattacaCCAACCATCCCCCACTTTTCTCCCTCACCCCATATCAAGGATATGAGTCTCTTTTGGTTTATATTGCTCGagtaaagatttttttttaattcagataACGGTTAAATATCGTGAATTGATGTTGCAATGTCTTCCTGTTTCAGAGCTATGTAAAAACTGACGCCAGTGATAAAATAATGTGGCAACCAGAGGAAGGAAAAATATAAGAATGTGAAAAAGCAAgtttagttcaaatttttcaatagtaaATCACACTACGACTTGATTGGGATAGTTGGTTTTGGTTGCTTTTCAAGATATttataaaaacgttttttaaattttccaatatatAAATAGAGAACGAGTGAATATCATTTTCCTTGTTTGAATTGCCataattgataaattgaaaatatctggaaaataatataaacaaaaaagaccaagaaatataaatgttttgtttcattAAGGCACATCATGTACGGACTTCTATTTTACTATTATTTCTATCGTTTTCACCGGAGTTTGCtaaagttgcaaaattcttaaaaacaaCTGATGCTTGTTTCAGAATTGCAACCGACACAACCGACAGCAAAGTTGCCAAAGCTTTCCCAATCATCAAGCATACATTTTTGTTGAACATAAACCTTGGAGTGTTTTCGTGAAActttgttagaaaaattttttcattagaaGTGAAATGCTACTAACTTTCTGGATTGTTGACGCCGGGTTTGCCAGAGCtatcaaatataaaattacgAGTGTGGTCACAGATGTCGAGCCACAAGATTCCCGGTGGTTGAGTATGAGCAGCCACAATACGTTTTTATATATATGatgtaactttttgaaacatgttgaaactttttgaatttcaataataacaattttctttCTAAATATTGCAATTGACgttgcaaaaagttttcactACATGAAGTGAGCAGTACCattataaaaacaataaattttcttgaatcggtacatgaaattttcagttttgaggatttgaaaaatatgtaaataCGAAATATGAAGAATACATAAACCACAGAAACATGATCAATTATCAAAACACGGATTTCATTAATTAAAACAGTAAATCAAGAATTCTTACTTAATCATATTTTAACAGCATTATAATTGTATTTCTCACGAAAGGAAAGCTACAGCAGGAGGgaaaaaacagtaaatttgATTAAGTTGGGGAAAACCTATTTCTAAACCGTTCTGGTTCTTAAGGAAGTGGTATTGTCTGTGCGTTTTTCGCCttaatgacaaaaaatttcaatatggcatataaattttatatgattttctcaattttgcaa comes from Caenorhabditis elegans chromosome X and encodes:
- the sek-1 gene encoding Dual specificity mitogen-activated protein kinase kinase sek-1 (Confirmed by transcript evidence) is translated as MERKGRERKLPGMKIVMPTPVETPTMNLEDRCLIKLTNESEEIEIAATDLVVLEELGKGGYGIVEKMQHRQSGIIMAVKRIKSSINDQSQKQMLNELDACRRSDCCPQMVRFYGAMFREGDVWICMEVMDTSLDKFYRHAYKIGKHIPEPFIGKMALSVIEGLNFMKEQLNLIHRDVKPSNILLNRHGQVKICDFGISGHLTNSMAKTVQAGCKPYMPPERIDGETKSAYDVRADVWSLGITIIEIAVGTHPYANWKTPFEQLKQVVKEPPPKLPMESGFSVDCQYFVKRCLEKDYNERPKYPELLAMPFMEQARNEKQFSMARFINEILDTVWRR